DNA from Aliarcobacter skirrowii CCUG 10374:
ATAAATATTGAAGGAGAGCCAATTAATTTTCCCTCTCCTTGAATAGTTGGTCCAAAAATCTCATTAACTTCTAGCATAAAATGTACTTTTACTCTTTGGAGTTTCCAAAAACTCTATTTTTGAAACTTTTATATTTAATTTATCCATTTTATTCTGAACAATTTTTAGCAACCAAGCTGAAATATTTTCACTTGTTGGAACAAAATCAACAATAATATAACTCTCATAAAGCTCTAATAATTCATTTTTAAAATTTGTTAAATCTACTGTTTTGTAGCCTTCTTTAAAACTTATTAAATCTTTTTTATCTATATTTGGAAGTAGAGTTTTAAATAGTGGATCATTTATATCTATTATAAACTTATGATCAATAACATCATCTAAAAATTTTTTAAACCAATTTAAGTGTTTAAAATCTGTAACCATTCCACTTTTTAGATTATCAGACTTTAAATATACAATTGCTTTTCCTTGGTGTCCATGAAGATGCCTACACATTAAACAGCTATCAAGTGAGAATTCAACATTTAAAGCTTGAGACCAAACTCTATGACCATAACAAAAGTCAAACTCTTTTGAAATTTCCCACATTTAACTCTCCTTGTATGGTATTAAATCTTTTTGATTTGCCTCTTTAAATCCATTTAATCGAAGCCTACAAGAGTCACAAACTCCACAAGCTTTATCTTCTTCTTTGTAGCAAGACCAAGTAAGTTCTAGTGGAACATTTAATTTTATAGCTTCTTCTACAATTTGAGCTTTACTTAAATGAACAAGAGGAGTTATTATCTCTATTTTTGTATCCTCTTTTGTCCCTTCATTTATAGCATTTTGCATTTTTTGAATAAAACTATCACTACAATCTGGATAACCAGAACTATCCTCTTGCACAACTCCAATATACATGGCACTTGCTTCTTCTTTTTCAGCAATTGCACTTGCGATACTTAAAAAAATACCATTTCTAAATGGAACATAAGTAATTGGAACAACACCTTTTTCAATCCCATCTACTGGTACATCTATTGTTTTATCAGTTAAAGCACTAGCTCCAATTTGAGAAAAAAATGGAATATCAATCTCATATTTATTTAAAACATTTAACTCTTTACAAATATCTCTAAATGCCTTTAATTCTCTATCTTGAGTTCTTTGTCCATAATTAAAATGAACTGCAATTAAATCATAATTACTGTTTTTTGCTATATAAGAGCTAAGTGTTGAGTCCATTCCTCCACTTAAAATTACAACTGCTTTTTTCTTTAAATTATTATTCATATATTAAAAAATCCTTTTATTTCTAAAAAATGTATGAAGTATTGGAAATATAAACTTATTATAAGTTGGATATAATAGCAAAAATTTTTAAAAGTGAGATAAACCTATATGGAATTGATGCAAAGTGCAATTACAACACATATTTATGCGATATATATTTTTTTAGGAATAATGTTATTTAATTTATACTCTGTTATGACAAAAAAAGATTTTATATCTTTGGCAAAAAAATTAAAATTTATGACACCAATATATCATTTGAGCAATGCAATTGTAATTTACACAGGAACAATAGTTGCTTTTTATGCTCATCATTTTAGTGTTACAATTGCTTTAATGATTCCAGCTTCAATCTTTTTGCTTGTAATTGAGATAAAAAGATATAAGAAACAAAGGGTTATAAAAGTTGCAGATATAAAACTTCAAGAAGATTTTTATATTTATGCAAAGAAGATTTATATTATTGAAATTGCAGTTTTATTAGCTGTCTATACTATTAGCAAAGTATTTTAATGCAGTTTGTTTATGATAAATCTTCTAAAAATGAGATCTTAGAGCTAGTTGATGAAAACTACAACTATATAATAAAAGCAAGAAGACATAAAATAGGTGATGAGATATATTTTAGAAACTTAGAAGATGATTTTATATATTTGTATAAAATTGTAGAGTTAAATAAAAAAAGTGCAACTTTAACTTTAGTAAATAGTGAAAAAAAAGTTATAGAAAATAGCAGAAAACTCCACTTAGTTTGGTGTGTTGTTGATCCAAAAACAGTTGAAAAAAGCATAGCTTCACTAAATGAAATAGGTGTTGATAAGATAACTTTTGTATATAGTGATTTTTCTCAGAAGAATTTTAAAATAAATATTGAAAAATTAAATAAAATATTAATTAACTCATCAAGTCAATGTGGTAGAAGTAGTATTGTAAAACTTGAAATCTCTAAAACACTAGATAGTTTTTTAAGACAAAATCCAAAATCATATATTCTTGATTTCTCAAATAACTTTATAGATGATAAAAAAGATGAGATAGATACTTTAGTTATTGGTTGTGAAGGTGGATTTTCAAAAAGAGAAAAAAGTAATTTTAATAAAGATTTTGTTGTAGGTTTTAATTCTAATTTGATTTTAAGATCAGAAACTGCAATTGTAAGCGCAACATCAAAAATATTGTTATAAAAGAGTATCTCTACTCTTTTATAATTTTTACCAATTTCTAACTATTGAGTGACAGTTAGAACATGCATTTAGCATATCTGAATAAGAGTTTGCAGCTTTAATATAAGCTTTATTTTTTAAACTCTCTTCAAGTTCAACAACATCTAAAGCAATTCTTTTTGATGCATTTTCTGCAATATTTACCATATGTTTTTTGTTTTCTGGTAGATACTTAGCAATTAATTTTTTATCAGAAAAAAGGTCATTTCCCTCTTTTACAAGTTTATTTCCCTCTTTAATTAAATCAAGATTATTATTTAAAAAACCTTTTTGAATTAGGTTCATACCTTTTTCCATAACTGACATTGATTTTTGCATTGGATCACTAGCATTTAAAAATGTAGTAACAAAAGTCGCAATAAATAGTAGTTTTAATAATTTCATTTACTCTCTCCTAATTTAGAAGGATGTTCTTAATGAACATCTCTCCATAGTTTTGCTTTCCATAAGAATGCAATAATTGCAAAAATTACAAAATAGATTAAAAATTTAGGTCCTAACTCTTCTCTTTCTGCTTTTTTAGATGCACCAATCTCTTCCATATACTTAATAACTTGATCTTGAGCCTCTTGTGTTAAACCAACTCTTGGCATTGCTGTACCTTCAAGTAGTTTTTGAGGATCATTGATAAATTTACCTAAATAATCAGGTCCTCTACTAATTATATATTGAGATAAATCAGGAGGAAGTTTTCCCATATAGTTTTTAATATTTTCATCTGGTGTAAATGCACTCATAGTTCCATTTTGCATATCAGCATATTTTAAACCATGACATCTTTGACAAGAATCAACAAAAACCTCTTTGTTTGTCATCTCTTTTGGAGCAATTGATTGTAAATATGCAACCATATCAGCAATCTCTTGAGAACTCATCCAGTCATATCCTGGCATTGGATGAACTTTTCCATCTTCAAATTTATGTGAAACTTTAGATGCAAGTGCTGGATTTTTGATAAATCCTACTAAAAACTCTTTTGTATAAATTTTTCCAGAGCTTCCTAAATCAGGAGTTGCAACACCATAAGCTGCTGCTGTTGTTGCATTATCCATAATTTGAGGGAAACCTTGAGATTCAATACTATGACAAGCTGTACAGTTTGAAGTTACAAGAATTTGACCATTTGCAACATCTCCTTTTGCTTCAATAGCCTCTTTGCTACTTGCCCAAAATTCATTTATTGTTTTCTCAAATTCAATAGCTTTTGCTAAATCAGCTTTTGCACCATTTATAGCTTTTTCGTCTCCACCTTTAACAGCTTCATCTAAAGCTTTTTGAGCTTTTTCTATTGACTCTTTTGAAGTCTGTGCATCTGCTTGAACTAAATCAAAATTAGGATTTGATACAGCTGGATGCATTTGTGAGTGAGCAAAAGGCTCAACTCCCCAGTAAGTAATAAGAGTTAATACTACTACTACTGCTAATATTTTTAATTCTCTCATGTCTTATCCTCTTCTTTTTTGATCTAGTTTTGTAATTACTGGAAGTAGAATAAACAGTAATATAAATATAACAGCTGCGAAGAATCCTACCCATGCATTAGCACCTGTTGGAGGAAGTTTTCCATAAACTGTTAATACAATTAAATCTGCAACTAAAATCCAGAACCAAATGAAGAATAGTGGTCTTTTGTGAGCTGGTAAAATTTTATTATCTCTATCTAACCAAGGAAGTACAAAGAAAATACCATTTGCAAATGCAAATGCAATTAAACCAAGGTCAAATGCTTTAATTCCAGCAATATCAAAGAAGAATCCTCTTAAAACTTCATACGACCATAAGAAATACCACTCTGGATAGATATGAGCTGGTGTTACCATTGGATCAGCTGGATCAAAGTTTACTGGATCCATTGCAAAGCTATAGTGGAAGAATACTAAGTAGAAGTAGAATATTAAGAATACTCCAAGAACTGCTAAATCTTTTGATATAAAGATTGGCCAGAAAGGAATAACTTTTGACTCTTTTTTATTTCCAGCTAAATATTTTTCAGCTTCAGCATCAAAATCAATCTCATCAGATGATTGATTATTTACGTGAGGAATTCTTAGTGTATAGAAGTGTAAACCAATTAAACCCATAATAACTATTGGTAATAAGAATACATGTAACATAAAGAATCTTGTAAGTGTTGCATCAGCAACATTAAAGTCTCCTCTAATCCAAACAACTAGTGCATCTCCAATAACAGGAACTCCACCAAATAAGTTTGTAATAACCATAGCAGCCCAATAAGACATTTGTCCCCAAGGAAGCATATATCCAGAGAATCCAGCAGCACTAAATGTAACAAATAGTAGCATTCCTGAAATCCAAATCATCTCTCTACCTTGTTTATATGAACCGTAGTAGATACCTGTAAGCATATGAATATATATAAGTAGAAATACAACAGAAGCTGCAACACCATGAATATGTCTAAATAGCCAACCAAAAGCAACTTCTTGCATAATTGTATAGTTTACTGAATCAAATGCTAAATTGATGTCAGGCTTGTAGTACATCATTAAGAATAATCCAGAAACAACTAAAATAGTAAATGTAGTAGCTAATAAAACTCCCATTGCCCATAAGAAGTTAATATCTTTTGGAATCCAATACTCAGTCATCATAACTTTGTTAATAGCTTTTACATTTAATCTTTGGTCTAACCACTCACCAACAGAGTTAGCTTTTTCAAATTTTGCCATCTATTGCTCCTTATGCCATCATCGCTTCAGCGATTTTTTTATATTCAGGTCCTTCATTTCCAAGAACTAAAGTATTTCCCTCAACTTCAAATGGTGGTAAATCAAGTGGTCTTGGTGGTGGTCCAAAAGTTTGTTGTCCACTTGCATTAAACACTCCACCATGACATGCACATTTCCACTCATTTTTTTTCCATGCAGGAATACATCCAAGATGAGTACAAAGACCTATAGCAACAGTAAATCTATCATTTCCTACTACTAAATCTCTTTTATTATCTTCCATATCTGCAGTTTTTTTCAAAACAAAGATAGGTTTCCCTCTCCAAGTAAATGTTTCTGGTTCTCCTGCTTTTAATGCACTCAAATCAATTTTTGTGAATCCACCAGCTAAAACGCTAGGAAGTGGATCCCACACCTTTTTCATACCATAAAGAGACGCGGCTCCACCCACTGCAGCAACTGCTACAAATGAGTAACCAATAAAATCTCGTCTATTTGTATTGTTAGACATATTTGGCTTCCTTTTTTTAAAATTAGAATCAGGCTAGATTTTAGTATAAAGAATCTTAAGAGTTATTGATTTGTATCAAAATTTTAAATGAAAGATTAACGAAATGTGTAGAAAAGTAAGATTATTTTATTTTTTATAATTATTAGAAAATCTTATGATTTTCTAATAAACTTTATTATTTCAGATTCAATATTCTCTTTATTTATTACTAAAGAGTGATTTATTTTGGCATTAAAAAGATTTTTAATAGATTGAGGTAAATTAGCACCAAATTTTGTACTAATCTCTTCTAAGGCCTCTTTATCACTATATTTATGAGAGTCTTGCTTTAAAGCATTTAAAACCGTTGGTGAAAATTTTGTCCACTCTGCTGTTGAGTATATTACAGTTTTTAGTGGTTTTTCTCTTAGGTCATTGTAAGCTTTTATACAAGTTGCTGTATGAGGATCCATTAAATATCCAGCATCTAAAAACTCTTTTATAGTTTTGTTACCAAATGAATCATTACTAAAAGTAGCACTAAAATATTTTTGTAGCTCTTTTGTCTCATTTTGAGTCATTGTAAATATATTATTTTTATTTAAATCTTCCATTAACTCTTTTGTTCTCAAGCTACCAAATAGATCAAAAATTACTCTTTCTATGTTTGAAGATTTTAAGATATCCATAGCTGGAGATTTTGTAAGTTTTAGAGCTTTATCTCTGATATCATAAATACCTGTGTTTATCCATTGTGTTAAAATATTATTTTCATTTGATGCAACTAAAAGTTTCTCTATACAAAGCCCCATTTTTTGTGCATAGTATGCTCCAAGAACATTTCCAAAATTACCACTTGGAACTACTAAATAAATTTTTTCACCATTTTTAATAGCATTTTGACGAATAAGTTCTAAATATGACCAGAAGTGATAGATTATTTGAAAAATAATTCTTCCAAAATTAACACTATTTGCAGCACTTAATTTAATATCATCTTTTTCCAACTCTGCTTTAAAACTACTTGAAGCTAAAAGAGATTTTAGAGCATTCTGTGCATCATCAAAGTTTCCTTTTATTCCTAAAACTTTTAGATTTTCTCCATCTTCACAAACCATTTGAAGCCTTTGAACATCAGAAGTTCCTCCATCTGGATATAGACAAACAACTTGAATATTCTTTTTATTTCTAAAAGTATTTAAAGCAGCTGGTCCTGTATCTCCAGATGTTGCTGCTAGTATTAGGTAGTTTTCACCTCTTTTTTGTGCAATAGAGCTAAAAATACTTCCAAAAGGTTGAAGTGCCATATCTTTAAAAGCCCTTGTTGGACCATGATACTGTTCATTTACATATAAATCATCTTTAACTTTTACAACAGGACTTGGATTTAAAGGATTATCAAAATTATCATATAAATCAAGTGCTTTTTGTATTTCACTATCATCAATATCTATTTCAAAAGCTTTTAAAATATCAAATGCAAGCTCTTTATAGCTTTTGTTTAAGTGATTTTCAATAAAATTTTTATCTAATTTTGGTAAATCTTTTGGTACATAAAGTCCTCCAAAAGAGCTACTTGGATTTAAAATAGCTTCACTAAAACTAACTTCTAGTGGTTTTACTCCATCATTTCCTCTAGTCTCTATAAAATTCATTACTCTATTCCTTTTAATTATCTAACAATTTTTTAATATCTACGCCATTATTTGGATTATCAACTCTAATAAACTGTGTTCCTATTCCATCACTTGTAAATAGTTCAAGTAATATTGAGTGCTCAACTCTACCATCTATAATATGTGCTTTATTTACACCATTATGAATAGCCTCTATACAAGAATCAACCTTTGGAATCATTCCACCTGCAATTGTTCCATCTTTTTTAAATATCTCAACACTTTGCTTATCTAAAGTTTGTATTAGCTCACCACTTTTATTTAAAACACCAATAGTATCTGTTAAAAATATTACTTTTTGAGCTTTAACTGCCATTGCAATTTTACAAGCAGCTACATCGGCATTTATATTATATCCAGGGTGATTTGGCTCATCACTATTTGCTATTGGAGCAATTACTGGAATAAACCCCTCATTTATTAGTTTAAAAAGCATTTCACCATTAACTGAAGTTATATCTCCAGTGTATCCTAAAGCTCCATTATCTTTTGCAACAGCACTAATAAGATTTGAATCTTTTCCTGATATTCCAATTGCTTTTGCACCGTGATAGTTTAATAGCGAAGAGATATTTTTATTTATCTCTCCACTTAAAACCATCTCAACAACTCTCATGCTATCTTTACAAGTAACTCTATATCCATCTTTAAAAGATGATGGAATTTCAAGTTTTGTTAAAAGCTCTGTAATTCTTGCTCCTCCACCGTGAACAACAATAGGTTTTATTCCTAAAAGTGTTAATAAAACAATATCTTGTGCAAATTTATCTTTTAAATCATCACTTGTTTGTGCACTTCCACCATATTTAATTACAACAACTTTTCCATAAAATTTTTTAAAGTATGGAATAGCATCAATTAGAGTTTGAACTTTTTGATTTGATTGAGCCAATTTTTACTCCTTAGAGATTTTAAAGCTTTGATTATATCTTAAAATCGCTTTTAAAAAAGAATTATAGTAAAATCTATTTATGGAAAAATATTTAGCATTAAAAGCAAGTGCAGGAAGTGGAAAAACTTTTGCACTAACTGTTCGATACATTACACTACTTTTATTGGGTGCAAAACCAAATGAGATTTTAACTTTGACTTTTACAAATAAAGCTGCAGCTGAAATGAGTCAAAGAGTTTTAAATACTTTGCAAACTTTAGGAGATGACAAATCTTATTTAGGTGAGATTTCAAGAGTTTCAAACTTGAGTGAAGATGAGATTTTAAGTAAAAAAAGCAATCTATTAAATCTATTTTCAAACTCTAGTTTAAGTATATATACAATTGATAAATTTGTAAATAAGATTTTAAAAGAGTTTGGTGGTTATGCTGGAGTTAGTGATGATTTTGAGATTTTAAGTGATGATGAGGAGCTTTTAGGTTATAACTTTTTAAACTCTTTAGATGAGAGTAGTTTTAAAGATTTGGTTGATTTTTCACTATATGAGGGTAAAAAATTTAACTCTTTATTTACTTTGTTTAAAAGCTTAATAGAAAAAAATGAAGAGTTTGATACTTTAGATATTGATGCCTCTTTAATTGATTTACTAAAAGATGAGATTTTAAAATGCTCTTTTAAAATAAAAGAGCATTTTTTAAATTGTAGTGAAGCTAGTAGTAGTGCAATAAAGGCAGTTGATTTTACAAACTTTGAAGAGCTATTTTTAAAAACTTGGATACAAAAAGATAGTTTATTTGATTACTCGTATTTTAAAAAGTGTGCAAATGAGACTATAAATAATGAGTTTTTAAATTTAAAAGAGCTTTTCTTTAAATATTACAAAGTAAGAGCTAGTTATAGCTTAAGTAAAATTTTTAAACTTTTTAATAAGTTTAAAGAGTTTAAATTTGAATTTAATAAAAGAAAAAACTACTATGAATTTAACGATATTTCAAATATGGTTTATATGCTTTTAAATTCAAAAATAGATAGAGACTTTTTATATTTTAGACTCGATAGTAGCTATAATCACATATTAATAGATGAGTTTCAAGATACATCAATTTTGCAATATAAAATATTAAAACCACTAATAGAAGAGATAATTTCAGGAAGTAGCGAAAAATTTAAGACATTTTTTTATGTTGGAGATCCAAAACAGAGTATTTATAGATTTAGAGGTGGAAATAAAGAGCTTTTTGATTATGTATTAAAACAAAATAGTCAAATATCTTTAAATAGTTTAAATACAAACTATAGATCAAACAAAGTTGTAGTTGATTTTGTAAACTCTGTTTTTACAAAATTGGATAACTTTGATTATGAAGTTCAAAATAGTATAAAAGATGGTGGCTTTGTTGAGGTTATTGAAGATGATAGTTTAGAACTTGATGATAAATTTTTAAATATATCAAAAAAGATTGAAGAACTTTTAGATAGTGGAATAAATCAAAGTGATATTGCAATTTTATGTTATACAAATAGTGATGTTTTAAATCTATATTACTATTTAAAAAAGGTTTTACCAAATATAAAAATAAGTACAGATATGAGTTCAAAACTTATAAATGCACAAAATGTAAAAGCAGTAATAAACTTAATAAAATATCTCTATTTTAAAGAGGAGATTTACAAAGAGAATTTTAATGCAATTATTGGGAAAAATATTAATAGCTCTTTGGATACAAATTTTGAATTTAAAGAAAAGAGTGTTGAAGAGATTATTTTTTTCCTAGCAAACTCTTTTGAGTTGTTAGATGATAATGTAGTAAAACTAATGCAAGATACAACTAAATTCAAAAATATAGTTGAATTTATTTATGGAATTGACAAGCTTGAAAGTAGTATTGAAAATAGTGAAAATAGTGGAGTACAAATATTAACAATCTTTAAATCAAAAGGTTTAGAGTTTCAAACTGTTATTTTACTAGATAGAATAAAAAGAAAAAATCATGATAGAAGTTCATTTTTATTTAGTTATAAAAATATGCAAATAGATAAAGTTTTTTATAAAATTGCTGGTTTAGAGAGTTTTGATAAAGAGTATGAAAAGGCTTTAGAAAAAGAGAAAAGTCTATCTTTGGATGATGAAAAAAATGTTTTATATGTAGCATTAACTAGAGCTAAATCAAATTTAATTGTATTTAAGAAAACAAAATCATCTGTATTTGATATTTTAAATTTAAAATCTTACAAAGATGGAACTTTAGAAAAAAGTAGCGAGAAAAAAGTTGATAAAAGTGTTGAAAAAATAGAGTATTCTGCTTTATTTCTTGGTAAACAAGAGCAAAAAATTAAAGTGGATTTAAATTTAGGAGATGATTATTTAAAAGCAAAATATTTAGGATTGGCAACTCACTACACTTTAGAGATGATGAATGATTTTACAAAAGATGATTTAGATTACTCATTACAACTATCAAAAAGTAGATATTTAACTTACTTATCTATAGAAGATTTTAAAATTATTGAAAAAAGAGTTGAGCTTTTAATACAAAATAGTCAATTTTTGAACTTAGTAAATAACTCTTTAAAAGTTCACGAACAATCTTTAATGTACAAAAATGAGTTAAAAATAGTAGATTTATTATTATATAAAGATGGTTTTTACACAATTATAGATTATAAAACTACGAGTGATATTTTATCAAGTCATAAAATACAAGTAAACTATTATAAAAAGGCTATTAGTGATATTTTTAAGACAGAAAATGTAAAAGCTTATTTAGTATACTTAAAAGAGAGTGGTATAGATTTAATAGAGGTTTAATTGCATAAAAAAAGGTAAGATAGAAACTATCTTACCTTTTTTGTAGACTAAGAAAAAATCTTAGTGCTCTTCTTCCATCATAATAGATCCAGCTATATAAACATAAGTTAGGATACTAAAAATAAATGCTTGTAAAACACCCATTATTGTTAAAAGGAAGAAACCAGAGATTGGCACTATCCATGGAGTAAGCATTAATAGAACCATTAAGAACATATCATCTCCTCTTACAGAACCAAATAACCTGAAAGATAGAGAAACAATTCTTGAGAAGTGAGAAATAATCTCAATTGGGAACATTAAAGGAGCTAATATTGGCATAGGTCCCATAAAGTGTTTAAAATAGTTTACAAAACCATTTTTCTTAATCCCCAAATAGTTGTAATAAACAAAAACAATTAAAGCCAAAGCAGCTGTAAAGTTAATGTTACTTGTAGGAGCTTCAAATCCTGGGATTACTCCAATCATATTACTAACAAAGATGATTAATGCTAAAGAACCAATTAGT
Protein-coding regions in this window:
- a CDS encoding 6-carboxytetrahydropterin synthase — its product is MWEISKEFDFCYGHRVWSQALNVEFSLDSCLMCRHLHGHQGKAIVYLKSDNLKSGMVTDFKHLNWFKKFLDDVIDHKFIIDINDPLFKTLLPNIDKKDLISFKEGYKTVDLTNFKNELLELYESYIIVDFVPTSENISAWLLKIVQNKMDKLNIKVSKIEFLETPKSKSTFYARS
- the queC gene encoding 7-cyano-7-deazaguanine synthase QueC: MNNNLKKKAVVILSGGMDSTLSSYIAKNSNYDLIAVHFNYGQRTQDRELKAFRDICKELNVLNKYEIDIPFFSQIGASALTDKTIDVPVDGIEKGVVPITYVPFRNGIFLSIASAIAEKEEASAMYIGVVQEDSSGYPDCSDSFIQKMQNAINEGTKEDTKIEIITPLVHLSKAQIVEEAIKLNVPLELTWSCYKEEDKACGVCDSCRLRLNGFKEANQKDLIPYKES
- a CDS encoding 16S rRNA (uracil(1498)-N(3))-methyltransferase, giving the protein MQFVYDKSSKNEILELVDENYNYIIKARRHKIGDEIYFRNLEDDFIYLYKIVELNKKSATLTLVNSEKKVIENSRKLHLVWCVVDPKTVEKSIASLNEIGVDKITFVYSDFSQKNFKINIEKLNKILINSSSQCGRSSIVKLEISKTLDSFLRQNPKSYILDFSNNFIDDKKDEIDTLVIGCEGGFSKREKSNFNKDFVVGFNSNLILRSETAIVSATSKILL
- a CDS encoding c-type cytochrome; translated protein: MRELKILAVVVVLTLITYWGVEPFAHSQMHPAVSNPNFDLVQADAQTSKESIEKAQKALDEAVKGGDEKAINGAKADLAKAIEFEKTINEFWASSKEAIEAKGDVANGQILVTSNCTACHSIESQGFPQIMDNATTAAAYGVATPDLGSSGKIYTKEFLVGFIKNPALASKVSHKFEDGKVHPMPGYDWMSSQEIADMVAYLQSIAPKEMTNKEVFVDSCQRCHGLKYADMQNGTMSAFTPDENIKNYMGKLPPDLSQYIISRGPDYLGKFINDPQKLLEGTAMPRVGLTQEAQDQVIKYMEEIGASKKAEREELGPKFLIYFVIFAIIAFLWKAKLWRDVH
- a CDS encoding cytochrome b — translated: MAKFEKANSVGEWLDQRLNVKAINKVMMTEYWIPKDINFLWAMGVLLATTFTILVVSGLFLMMYYKPDINLAFDSVNYTIMQEVAFGWLFRHIHGVAASVVFLLIYIHMLTGIYYGSYKQGREMIWISGMLLFVTFSAAGFSGYMLPWGQMSYWAAMVITNLFGGVPVIGDALVVWIRGDFNVADATLTRFFMLHVFLLPIVIMGLIGLHFYTLRIPHVNNQSSDEIDFDAEAEKYLAGNKKESKVIPFWPIFISKDLAVLGVFLIFYFYLVFFHYSFAMDPVNFDPADPMVTPAHIYPEWYFLWSYEVLRGFFFDIAGIKAFDLGLIAFAFANGIFFVLPWLDRDNKILPAHKRPLFFIWFWILVADLIVLTVYGKLPPTGANAWVGFFAAVIFILLFILLPVITKLDQKRRG
- a CDS encoding Rieske 2Fe-2S domain-containing protein, with the translated sequence MSNNTNRRDFIGYSFVAVAAVGGAASLYGMKKVWDPLPSVLAGGFTKIDLSALKAGEPETFTWRGKPIFVLKKTADMEDNKRDLVVGNDRFTVAIGLCTHLGCIPAWKKNEWKCACHGGVFNASGQQTFGPPPRPLDLPPFEVEGNTLVLGNEGPEYKKIAEAMMA
- the thrC gene encoding threonine synthase yields the protein MNFIETRGNDGVKPLEVSFSEAILNPSSSFGGLYVPKDLPKLDKNFIENHLNKSYKELAFDILKAFEIDIDDSEIQKALDLYDNFDNPLNPSPVVKVKDDLYVNEQYHGPTRAFKDMALQPFGSIFSSIAQKRGENYLILAATSGDTGPAALNTFRNKKNIQVVCLYPDGGTSDVQRLQMVCEDGENLKVLGIKGNFDDAQNALKSLLASSSFKAELEKDDIKLSAANSVNFGRIIFQIIYHFWSYLELIRQNAIKNGEKIYLVVPSGNFGNVLGAYYAQKMGLCIEKLLVASNENNILTQWINTGIYDIRDKALKLTKSPAMDILKSSNIERVIFDLFGSLRTKELMEDLNKNNIFTMTQNETKELQKYFSATFSNDSFGNKTIKEFLDAGYLMDPHTATCIKAYNDLREKPLKTVIYSTAEWTKFSPTVLNALKQDSHKYSDKEALEEISTKFGANLPQSIKNLFNAKINHSLVINKENIESEIIKFIRKS
- the argB gene encoding acetylglutamate kinase; this encodes MAQSNQKVQTLIDAIPYFKKFYGKVVVIKYGGSAQTSDDLKDKFAQDIVLLTLLGIKPIVVHGGGARITELLTKLEIPSSFKDGYRVTCKDSMRVVEMVLSGEINKNISSLLNYHGAKAIGISGKDSNLISAVAKDNGALGYTGDITSVNGEMLFKLINEGFIPVIAPIANSDEPNHPGYNINADVAACKIAMAVKAQKVIFLTDTIGVLNKSGELIQTLDKQSVEIFKKDGTIAGGMIPKVDSCIEAIHNGVNKAHIIDGRVEHSILLELFTSDGIGTQFIRVDNPNNGVDIKKLLDN
- a CDS encoding RecB-like helicase; translated protein: MEKYLALKASAGSGKTFALTVRYITLLLLGAKPNEILTLTFTNKAAAEMSQRVLNTLQTLGDDKSYLGEISRVSNLSEDEILSKKSNLLNLFSNSSLSIYTIDKFVNKILKEFGGYAGVSDDFEILSDDEELLGYNFLNSLDESSFKDLVDFSLYEGKKFNSLFTLFKSLIEKNEEFDTLDIDASLIDLLKDEILKCSFKIKEHFLNCSEASSSAIKAVDFTNFEELFLKTWIQKDSLFDYSYFKKCANETINNEFLNLKELFFKYYKVRASYSLSKIFKLFNKFKEFKFEFNKRKNYYEFNDISNMVYMLLNSKIDRDFLYFRLDSSYNHILIDEFQDTSILQYKILKPLIEEIISGSSEKFKTFFYVGDPKQSIYRFRGGNKELFDYVLKQNSQISLNSLNTNYRSNKVVVDFVNSVFTKLDNFDYEVQNSIKDGGFVEVIEDDSLELDDKFLNISKKIEELLDSGINQSDIAILCYTNSDVLNLYYYLKKVLPNIKISTDMSSKLINAQNVKAVINLIKYLYFKEEIYKENFNAIIGKNINSSLDTNFEFKEKSVEEIIFFLANSFELLDDNVVKLMQDTTKFKNIVEFIYGIDKLESSIENSENSGVQILTIFKSKGLEFQTVILLDRIKRKNHDRSSFLFSYKNMQIDKVFYKIAGLESFDKEYEKALEKEKSLSLDDEKNVLYVALTRAKSNLIVFKKTKSSVFDILNLKSYKDGTLEKSSEKKVDKSVEKIEYSALFLGKQEQKIKVDLNLGDDYLKAKYLGLATHYTLEMMNDFTKDDLDYSLQLSKSRYLTYLSIEDFKIIEKRVELLIQNSQFLNLVNNSLKVHEQSLMYKNELKIVDLLLYKDGFYTIIDYKTTSDILSSHKIQVNYYKKAISDIFKTENVKAYLVYLKESGIDLIEV
- a CDS encoding F0F1 ATP synthase subunit A → MEGRLFTFLGSIGGHDQVWIILSHFVLVILIVFGVSRFATRKLQLVPTGSQNVMEAFVGGIVAMGRDSMGDKNARIYMPLIGSLALIIFVSNMIGVIPGFEAPTSNINFTAALALIVFVYYNYLGIKKNGFVNYFKHFMGPMPILAPLMFPIEIISHFSRIVSLSFRLFGSVRGDDMFLMVLLMLTPWIVPISGFFLLTIMGVLQAFIFSILTYVYIAGSIMMEEEH